GCGGCCTCAACCACGGTGATCTCGCTGCGATATACTCGTTGAATTACGTCTAGTCGTTTCTCGTCTTTCATTGTCAGGGTTGTCATCCTTCCACCCTGACATAATTACGTTGCCGTTAACCCCTGACATAATCACTTTGCTACAACAGCGTCATAGACAAACGCTTACTATATTGCTACGATACAATATATGGGTGCCACTCCCATCGCCCGAGCCAAGGAAGTGCGCGATGACGGCGCCATTGTTGAAATTGTGATCTGGGAGCTTAGCGAGCCATTGCAGCCGTGCACGCATCGCTACAAGTACCGCTTGTACTTCGGTGCGAACGGCATTAGCCGGGTGCGATACGACAACGAACTCGGCAAGGGCGATCATCGGCACATTGAGAATGCAGAACTGGACTACGCCTTTACATCGGTCGAACAACTTCTCGAAGACTTCAGAGTTGACGTAGAACGCTGGGAGGAATCATGAAAGCCATCATCGAGGTTTCCGGCAAAGGTACGGTCTTTCGTACCGCTGCAACTCAGGTCACCGCGGCTCGCAAAGGCCGCACTCCTGACTTTCGGCTCAGCTTTGAGTCGGCACGCTCACTGTTCGCAGAACTCACACCTGCGCGCCTCGATCTTTTAGACACGCTCCGCCGAATTGGTCCTTGTAGCGTTTATGCACTTGCCAAATCCGCAGAACGCAACTATTCGAATGTGCACACTGATGTCGCGCGAATGGAAGAACTCGGATTGATCGAACGCACGGAGGGCAACGAAGTATCGGTGCCCTACGAATCAGTTGAAATTATCCTGCCCCTGGCCCGCACAGTGGCATAGCCAAAGGGGCCGAACCCTTCATTCCACCGGACGCCCTTCGGGCGCCGGTGAATTCAGAATTCCGGGGACACAATATGACCCTTCAATCGATCTGTTGTGAGAGATTAATAAGAAGGGGCAAGGCATTGAAGTAAATGCTTAACGCATTCCAACCTCACCCTAGACGCGAACCAGGATAGTAATTACGGTTCCAGAAATCGATCTCAATGAAATTATTTTGAGAGGTCTTCAGGCGTATTTCTTTCGAAAAGGTCTGGCCTCCCAGCGTAGCGTCACGCTCCAGGTAACTCTCGTTCGCTTCATTCTCACTTCCACAGCTTCTGAATAAACCCTTCCTTCTCCAGCTCGGCGAAAAATCGCCCGTCGATAAACTGCTCCGGCTTGAGGCTGGCGACGCGCGGATCGCTTTCGGCCATTTGGTCGAGGACGGTCTTCAAGGATTCCGGCGATGGCCGCGGGATGCGCGGGATGTTTTGCAAGATATACATGTCGTAGAGTTCGTTGAACATCGCCGCGTCGCTGCTGCGCAGGTACTTCATCATAATCTTGATCGTCGGTGCGCGCTGAGTTTTGCCGTAGTGCACACCGTCGACGAAGCCGCGGATGAATTTGCGCACGGTATTTTCGTTGCGCTTGATGTAACTGCGCGTGGTGATCACCGACGAGGTTGGAAAGTTAATCCCCATTTTGGCGATGTCGGCCAGCTCGCGGAAACCCTCCTTGCGGCCGATGATCGCCAGCTCGGCGTTGATCACCGCGGCGTCGAGCACGCCGGCGCGCAGGGCGTTGTAAACATCGGTCACGCCGCCCATTTGGAGCACGGTGAAATCGCGCTGGCGCTTGATCGGCCACTGCTCTTCGACGTAGCGCAGACCGAAGTCGGTGGCCGAGCCGAAGCGCGACACGCCGATCTTTTTGCCCTTTAAATCTTCCACGCGGCGAATTTCCGGGCGCGCCATGACGACGAAAGTCATCACGTTCATCGAGCTGGCGATGACCACCAGATCGCCGCCGGCGAGATTGGAATTGATCACCGCGCCGCCGGTGAAAACGCCGATCGGCACTTCGCCCGATTGGACAACTTGCGCGGCGCGGCGGCCGCCGGCGACATAGAGCAACTCGACGTCCAAACCGTATTTGCGAAAGATGCCGGCTTCATAGGGCACCCAGAACGACGCTTGCGAACCGCCGATGGCGCTGTAGGTCAAGCGCAGTTTTTCCAGCGGCGTTTGCGCATCGCTATTGTCAGCAGCAGCGAAGTAAGCAAAAATGCCGGCAGCCAGAATGAAAGTGAATCGTCTCATGATTTCCTCGATAGTTTAATCAACGCACCGAAATAATCGGTAGTTTCAATCAACTCGGCATTTCGCGATCGGGGTATGAACCCCGCTCGCGACCAAAGGGGATGCTCGCCCCCTTTGGAAACCCCATTTAGTTGTGCCCGCCGCAAGCAGCGGGGAATATTAGATTCAAACAAATCGTCGATGTAGGGGCAGACTCCTGTGCCTGCCCTCCGAACGGACGACCACGGGGGGTCGCCCCTACATGAAATTTCGAATTGAAAAACTACCGAACCATCGATTTCGGCCGTCGAGCGCGCTATTTTTGCCGCGCGGCAACGGCGCGCGACAAGACGCTCTCCAGCGGCTCGTCAGCCAACGACTCCAAGCGATGATCAGCGTGGTCCAACGGCAAGCGGCAAGTCACCGGATTGGGCACGGCGACGCAAAAAATTCCCGCGGCCCGCGCCGCAGTCACGCCGTTGGGCGAATCTTCGAACGCCACGGCTTCTTCGGGCGCGACACCCAATTCATCGAGCACCGCGCGATAAGGACCGGGCTCGGGTTTGTGCGTCTCAGTGTCTTCGAAACATTTGGTCGTGTGAAAGTAGCGCAGCAGATCCAAGCGCGCCAAGTGGCCGCGCACATGACCGGCGGAAGAACTCGACGCCAAGCCGATTTTCATGCCGAGATCCGAAGCGCGCGTTAAGTAATCGTGCACGCCCGGCAACACCGGCTGTGCCTCGGTCAACGCGATCACTCGGGCGCGCCGCTCCTGGCGCAGGGCGGCGATGTCGACGGCGGGATTAATGTTCTGCTGAAAATAACTGTACAGATCGAAA
This genomic window from Deltaproteobacteria bacterium contains:
- a CDS encoding MarR family transcriptional regulator, with protein sequence MKAIIEVSGKGTVFRTAATQVTAARKGRTPDFRLSFESARSLFAELTPARLDLLDTLRRIGPCSVYALAKSAERNYSNVHTDVARMEELGLIERTEGNEVSVPYESVEIILPLARTVA
- a CDS encoding ABC transporter substrate-binding protein, coding for MRRFTFILAAGIFAYFAAADNSDAQTPLEKLRLTYSAIGGSQASFWVPYEAGIFRKYGLDVELLYVAGGRRAAQVVQSGEVPIGVFTGGAVINSNLAGGDLVVIASSMNVMTFVVMARPEIRRVEDLKGKKIGVSRFGSATDFGLRYVEEQWPIKRQRDFTVLQMGGVTDVYNALRAGVLDAAVINAELAIIGRKEGFRELADIAKMGINFPTSSVITTRSYIKRNENTVRKFIRGFVDGVHYGKTQRAPTIKIMMKYLRSSDAAMFNELYDMYILQNIPRIPRPSPESLKTVLDQMAESDPRVASLKPEQFIDGRFFAELEKEGFIQKLWK
- a CDS encoding HAD family hydrolase, with the translated sequence MIKALVFDFDGVIIDSESPELQVWQEVFAEHGRELGLDLWADLVGRPRTHFDLYSYFQQNINPAVDIAALRQERRARVIALTEAQPVLPGVHDYLTRASDLGMKIGLASSSSAGHVRGHLARLDLLRYFHTTKCFEDTETHKPEPGPYRAVLDELGVAPEEAVAFEDSPNGVTAARAAGIFCVAVPNPVTCRLPLDHADHRLESLADEPLESVLSRAVAARQK